A stretch of DNA from Odocoileus virginianus isolate 20LAN1187 ecotype Illinois chromosome 7, Ovbor_1.2, whole genome shotgun sequence:
aatatatttgtgtaggatataagattaatatacattaaatataaacctgttatatttaaattaatgacatcattcaagatgcttctattcttttttctgcacttgataaatattctcagagaaatgtcatactatgattatattttttctttcctcttatatttcttctgatttttgctttacgCATCTTTGCCTCTTTGTTATTTTGTCTAATGGTTTATGAcgtctatcttctttgtgaatagcaccttttatcattaaaaatatccatctttgcttcatttaaaataaatacataaatagaaggaaatgaaataaaaatacataaataaatacatggaaggaaattaaaatgaataaaaattaaaaagtaatgcaTTTAAATGAGCATGCATAAGTTTATGTGTTCTCCCTGCCTGAGTAGGTAGTTGCATTTTAAGCAGGTTATTTTCATGATGCAGAACTTCTGAAACaatgaatatttcaaaatgatgagAACTTCAGGGACCTTAACTAGTTGTAATGGGTGGTGATATTAGGACCCTGCTCTCCAGCTGCCTTCCCCCAAGGATGGTACATCTCTCTACTCCCTTGTGATTGTCTCTGGCGCTGCATCTGCCACCTGATGTTATGATAATCAATTCCAGTCTTTCTCCCTTGCTAGATGATGAAGTCCTTGAGGGCAGAAGTTTTGAGttcttctttctgttctctgCACGCAAAAATGTTTAATGAACAAATGCATGTTTGTTTCTTGCACATCATTACAACCCACTCTTGAAGCAttttataaatttgctttttttttttgctcatgtCCTGGCATTTGATTCCTTAGAACTGCACTTTCCAAGATGGTAGCCATCAACCACATACACTTCTGAGCTGTTGAAATGTGTCTACTCTGAACTGACATGTAAAATACTAGACTTAAAGCACTGGGTTTCAGAGACTTAGCACTACAAAAGGTAAAATATCACTTTCTATTTAAATATCAACAtttcattcataattttatattgattataggTTATAATTGTATCATTTATGTTgtatttaatactatttttttttaaatggggggggggggtggttaatccattttgaatgaaTAACTATGTCCGGGCCTGCCCAGGTGGTTCAGAGGCTAAAGCTCTGAGCTCCCAaggcagggtgcctgggtttgatccctggttggggaactagatcccacatgccaaaactaagattCTTATGTCTCAGCTTGctacatgccacaatgaagacccagcacagccaaataaagaattaaataaacatttttacaaaGTTATGCCTAAACCTGTTTCAAATAACTATTAAAACACTTGAAGATAAATGAATGCTTTGTCTGATTTATACCTAAACCCACACCCATCTCAGATGTATTCCTTGAACTCTGATATCCAAGGTTCATAACaaattttttcactttaaaaattttttttaattaaaggataattgctttatcatAACACAAAGTTTCATAATCCCTTCAAAAGAAATATGTAGAATAAAATGAGTCTCTGCTTGAGTTAAGACTTAGGCTCTGAAGCAGTACAGTTTATAGATATGTAATGTAATCTACATatgtaatattatttttctaagtaaccacattaaacaaaagtaaaatgagtgatgttaaaatattttccaatgtattaaaaatatcactttaatatgataaagtaaaaatttaatgaggtattttactttttatagttttcaaaatctTGCCTATGTTTTACTAGCATACCTCaattaatgttaaattttaactgaaaatagttttgatttaaatttattttttcattgcaaAAGTCAATTCCACACCCAAGTTGCTCTAAACTTACTAAGAAGTCTTCCAAAAGTCTAAGTGAATatcagtttttatatttaataaaagtcatgaaattaaaagttcaatctctcagtcacaCTAGCCATTTTTCACGTACTCTAGTGGCCTCAGTACATGGCAGATGCTCCGGAGCTATGAGGGACTAACCTGGGTAAAAAGTCAGGCTTGGCCGGTTACCAGCTGCTTAGCAAATCACCAAGTTTCAATTCTAATTGCTTGTTAAATAGATACAGACCCACATTCCACGTTTTAACTTCTCCCAGCAAAACTAGCAACAGAAGAGGTACTAGTTTCCTCCTTCATAACAGAGGTAGCGGAATCATTGCATCAGGTAATAACAATCAGAAGCAACCTGTATGCCTAAAGAATGGTTAAATGCATTTAACACGCTGTAGCcataaaattcaataaattattattaatactgGTTAatataactaagaaaaaaaatattattttgaaaagattgATTGCTGAGTGCGTGCACAAAAATTAACGTGTAAGGACCAGACACCTCTCCTCAGGGATTGACAGAAGCAACAGGATGGGGGCGGGGATGGAGCTAGCACACGCACTCAGCTTGTATTTCTGGACAGTTATTGTCCAAAAATGTGTTTCTAAAACAAGCTATTACTTTtgaattttaatgagaaaaccCAAAGTCTACTTTTAAATAACTACATTTCCCCCTCATTGCCTGCACTGTGATTTTAAATATAGCTTAAAGGTACTCTACTAAGGAGAAACTGAAACGCGGAAATACTTCTACCAGAACACAGAAGACGCCGCCTTAATCGCTTTCAGTTAGCGGTTTCCCGCCGGTCAAACGGAAGCAAAACCGCCCTTGACGTCATAGAAGGCGGCCTCTCCTCGTTACCATGGTGAAGTTGACGCGACCATCTTTACTGTGGTCGACCCACACCAAGCTTTTCCCGGCGAGGGTGGTGAAGAGCCGTAGAAAAGTTTGCAGAATAAGAGGTGAGAAAGGAATCATGTGCCTCAGGAAGGACCAAGGACAAAAAGCATTAGTTTAGTTATGAAAACATAGAGGCGCCGGTGCTGCGTATTAGCGGAACGATTCAAACAGACTAGTGAGGTTTCTGCCCGGAATGTAAAAGTTGTTTCCGTTGCTCGGCGGAAGTGTGGGTCGGCAGAGGACGACTTGAAGAAGCCGCTCTCCGCTGTGTGGCGATCGGAATCATGTCGAGTTTGGCGGTGAGAGACCCGGCAATGGATCGATCACTGCGTTCCGTGTTCGTGGGGAACATTCCGTATGAGGCAACTGAAGAGCAGTTAAAGGACATTTTCTCTGAGGTTGGTTCTGTTGTGAGTTTCCGGCTGGTATACGATAGAGAGACGGGCAAACCTAAGGGTTATGGCTTCTGCGAGTACCAAGACCAGGAGACCGCGCTTAGTGCCATGCGGAACCTTAATGGGCGGGAGTTCAGCGGGAGAGCGCTTCGCGTGGACAATGCAGCCAGTGAAAAGAACAaggaggagctaaagagcctagGGCCTGCAGCGCCTATCATTGACTCACCCTACGGGGACCCCATCGATCCAGAAGATGCTCCTGAGTCGATTACCAGAGCAGTCGCTAGTCTTCCCCCGGAGCAGATGTTTGAGCTGATGAAGCAGATGAAGCTCTGTGTCCAAAACAGCCACCAGGAAGCTCGAAATATGTTACTTCAAAACCCACAGCTGGCTTATGCGCTGTTGCAGGCACAAGTGGTGATGAGAATCATGGATCCAGAGATTGCTCTGAAAATTCTGCATCGCAAAATTCATGTCACACCACTCATCCCAGGGAAATCTCAATCCGTttctggccctggccctggccccggCCCTGGGCTCTGTCCTGGACCTAACGTTCTGCTGAACCAGCAGAACCCCCCGGCCCCTCAGCCTCAACATTTGGCCAGAAGACCTGTGAAAGACATCCCTCCTCTGATGCAGACCCCTATTCAGGGTGGAATTCCACCCCAAGGCCCGATGCCAGCCGCAGTTCCTGGCCCTGGCCCCTTAACTCCTGGTGGAACAATGCAACCCCAAGTTGGAATGCCAGGAGTTGGCCCCGTGCCCTTAGAGCGGGGGCAGGTGCAGATATCTGATCCCAGAGCTCCTATGCCTCGTGGACCCATGACTGCTGGTGGCCTGCCTCCTCGAGGACTGTTGGGGGATGCTCCAAATGACCCACGTGGAGGGACTTTGCTTTCAGTCACTGGAGAGGTGGAGCCCAGAGGCTATCTTGGCCCACCGCATCAGGGTCCTCCAATGCACCATGCCGCTGGTCATGACAGCCGGGGCCCTTCCTCACATGAGATGAGGGGAGGGCCATTGGCAGATCCTAGAATGCTCATGAGTGAGCCCAGAGGACCTATGATAGATCAAAGGGGGCTACCTATGGATGGCAGAGGCAGCAGAGACTCTCGAGGGATGGAGACTCGAGCCATGGAAACAGAGGTCTTAGAGACACGAGTGATGGAGAGAAGAGGAATGGAGACCTGTGCAATGGAAACCAGAGGAATGGAAGCGAGAGGCATGGATGCAAGAGGAATGGAGATGAGGGGCCCTGGCCCCAGTTCGAGAGGCCCTATGACTGGGGGAATTCAGGGTCCAGGTCCTATTAATATGGGGGCAGGTGGTCCTCAGGGACCCAGACAGGTTCCCAGCATTTCAGGGGTGGGAAACCCTGCACCTGGCATGCAGGGGGCAGCTATGCAAGGAGGTGGCATGCAGGGGGCGGGCATACAAGGTGCTGGCATGCAGGGGGCAGGCATGCAAGGAGCTGGCATGCAGGGGGCGGGCATGCAAGGGGCAGGCAAGCAAGGTGGAGGCCAGCCTAGCAGTTTTAGTCCTGGGCAGAGCCAAGTAACCCCCCAGGATCAAGAAAAGGCAGCTTTGATCATGCAGGTTCTTCAGCTGACTGCAGATCAGATTGCCATGCTGCCTCCTGAGCAAAGGCAGAGTATCTTGATTTTAAAGGAACAAATCCAGAAATCTACTGGAACTTCTTGAAAGGTTTTAGAAAATATGTGGTGGTAGTCTCACAAAGGTTTTCTGTAGCATAGAGGATGGGTAGGTGCAAAAAGCTGACTTCTGAAACTCCACACTTGAATGATGAGGGTTTCTTTCTTCCCAGAACCTAATTTCATTTCttgttgtatttcttttaaattgtggggtagtggggaggagggagtgggtcTGTTTAATTCCCTGTAAATATACAAAGATAACTGAACATGATTATATACTAAATAAGATTACAAAGGTTATGCAGTATTGTTGTATTGTTAAATGTGTCTACAAGGTGTtaagtccattttaaaaatactgagtaaAACAATGTGAAAACTGCATAAAGACTAAAAGATGACCTGTTCAAATGGTAATGTACTGAGATAGTTTAACATGTTTGGTTgtgtaagaaaataaagatgtttacCTCAGAATTACAAGATGTATATTTTGGTAAGGCATTTAAGGTACAAAATCCTATTTCAGGGGCAATACAATGCTGTATTGGTTTAAGCATTGTCTTACTATAAATTTCGGAATTACTTCAGGATGTTAGAGCTAACCAGATAATTCTCAACTTGTggtatttgcaatttttttttccccccggaAGTTAAGGACACACCTTATTAGCGTGATGTTTTATTTATCCGACCCTTCCAGCAATATTTTGGTCTGGCCTTTAGCATGACTTTTCTAGGACAGTTCTAGGGTCAACTAAGTTACTTAAATCTGCTCTGATGAGACTGTATCTCTGAGTAATGTCCTATTTGTCAGTAGTCTTGAGTTAATTGAATCTAAATAATTCTCTCATGTTCTtccccaaaatcactgtgtagGGTCTCATTGATCTGGATAAATTATACACAGCATTGGACTTTTCTTAAATaatctattattttcttaaatagtgGAAGGCTTCATGCAGTAAAGCTCTCAAGTTTCCTAGAAATTCACTTCCATTACACAGATGGTATCCATCTGGTCAACCAAAATCAGGAATTAAAAATTTTAGTCTCAGCAACATTTAAAATGCCTTTTAGTTCTTATTTCAAAGTTTATCTGTCACCATTTTATCAGAATAATTGAGGCCCAGATTTAAAGGTATTCTTGTAGCCTGAAATACACTCTATTGGTTATTACTTTCcttttacaagcaataaatagtCATTTAATTCTAATATACATACCcatgagacatttaaaaaatcgGCAGGAGGTGGGGCTTACCAGGTACCTTTAGAGCTACTACCTGATTTATCTTTAAGCTTTTAGGATGTAAACAAACATCCTTTTTTGTTTGTGAGACAAACACTTATATGATAGAATAAGTAGTAATTAACAGAAGTAACCCAAATAACATCCAGAAATGCTGAAGTAACCAGttgatcttagaagaaaagccaGTATCTGCTTACAGagggaaaataataatacaaagtaAGCCtagaaatattttccctttgcaAGGTTTTTATACCTTAAATGGATAATTGATTCTTCAAGTTTTCCTCCCTATGATGTTTCCTGCTGcctattttactgttttattgttCATACTGTTAATTTCCCCATGTTTTCTATATGTGTTCCCTTATTGGAGGAGATAAAACACTCCTTTACATCTGTATGGTTCTTGTTAATATGAAAAGAGTTGGCTAGGTTACTTCAAAATTGTAGTTACTGTATCCCAAAGCTTTAACTGAAAACCAttaaattttaatgttctttgttgTAGTAAAATGTGCATTGTTTAATgtagactgaaaaataaaatttaggctGAGTCTAGTATCTGatgtttttttaacaaatgttttaTCAATCTACTGAGAGTTTCATGGGGCctgaatattgttttcttttaaatgaaaaaaggcaaatctAAAGAAATTACAggaatgaatataatttttatactgaTTACATAAATACTTGTGTATTATATATCCAACCATGTTTTTTCTGTGGTAGGTATCAGTAGCAACATCCTGGATATTCAGACATTTAGGCTTCCTGTTATTTATATTCCCCACAGAGAACTCTGTATCCCAGGAATGCCTTATAGGTACTGTGACTTCATTCCTGACAGCACTTGTTAAATTGTCATGcagtaatggcaccccactccagtacccttgcctggaaaatcccacggacagaggatccttcctggtaggctctagtccatgggtcgcaaagagtcagacacaactgagctacttcacttttcccttccctggtggctcagatggtaaagaatccacctgcagtgagggagacccgacttcaatccctgggttgggaggatcccctggagaagggaacagctacccatgccagtattcttgcctggagaattccatggacagaggagccttgcaggtcccagtccatggggtcgcagagtcagacatgactgagcaactttcagtgtATTTTACTTTTATCCCCTACTCCCACTTTTAGTAGATCAGGAAACTCTGAACATGGACTGTTTTACTCACTTCTATATTCACTATATATAGCAAAAATTGCAAGTGAGAAGGAAGGAcaaaaattttatcaattttagtGGAAAAAATCCTATTAACACATGAATTTCCccacaaataatttaaattcaacACAGAACAAATGAGCTCTAATAACTATTtgcattagaaaataaattagataatacAAGCAATCACCTTTACTCTGCTAAGCTGAATAGAATAgatttttctcctcatttccaATTCACACATGGTTGGACCCAGTACTGATGGAGAATAAGAATATAAGCAATACATGTCTACTACAGTCAGAATCTGTTTTAACCCTGGCATCCTGCATTTTCCCATGTATGGGCAGACtgcaaataaaatcacaaatacaCTCATAACAATAGTAAAGGTAGTGGGGTGGAGCACAGATTTGGAAATGCTTCTTTATGGCTTATTCCTTTTGGTCTGTGCATGTTTTTGGGAAATAAATGGTCAGCTTTAATGAGTGCCTGCTCATCGTCCTTTCATATTATTGATTAATATCACAATATGTTTTAATGTTTGCTGATATCCCAAGACTTCTTTTTTGGGAATGTTTGATAAGATACAGACAAGATACCTGAATCTCAGGTAAAGGTAGGCTAATCCAAGTGAGATATGTGTGACTTTTCAACTCTAATTCTCGGAATTCTAAAAGTAgaaagcttttcctttaaaaaaaaaaaaaaatccttaatacAATCACAGCTTGCAAAGCTTCTTGCTTTTCCGTGCTGTGCTGGGACATTAGCTAAGCACACAGAACCTTATTTCCTATGGTGTGTCAGTCCATTCTCTTAGGTCTGATGAGGTTTAAGGATAATTATGTGCAACAACCTACTGTGGCATAGAAACTGAATTATCAGTTACACCTCACAGTCTTCTCACAAAAGAAACTGACAGCTTCTTGGAGCTTTACACTGCCAGGTAATCACCAGATAGATTTCTGATTGGAGCTtgcttttctccatcttttgttGAGAATATAGTGAAGACCTAATTTGTTTTaaggaaatgaatatatttaagcTAATAAATATAACTAATGTTAATACTATTGATAATATTACTATTATATGATATTGATATCTAGTATGCtaatatatttcatatgtatgtatacttcAGATCTTAACTGAAACagatcttttaatattttcatttgcttctatgCACCTTAAAACAAAAGTTGTACTCCCCCAGTTGAAAGTCCAGTTTCACAGATAATTCATATTACAAATGGCCTTTCTCATGAGATGTTAACAGACAtattccttctttatatttttgtaccACAGAATAAAGCTTATGCCAGTAAAGGACATGTAATGTAACAAAAGTGATTTGGGGTAGCATTGTCAAAAATAACAAACCCAGGGCTTATTTGCTGTATGTAAAAATTCTGAAGTATGTACCTAGTAAAAGAACCAAGATGTTCTGGTTAATGACAACTCTTTATAATTAGGAGTTGATTTAGCTCTCAAAGGTAGGTAACTAATTATCATAGagttagaataaaatatataacattttaatccGTAATCAATTTTGTATGATTGAATATGTATAAATCTGCAGACATCTGAAATCCATCTCATACGTGTCACAAAGTctggtcatttaaaaaatcttatctgCTTGATTACATATTTGTTGTCTTTCACAAAAGTAGACTGGTTAATTTCTTGTGCATCAAGTAATAAAACCATCAGTTTCCCACATTATTTTATTAgctattttaatcaaaatttggTTTTACTATGTTACTAATATTCAATAattctactgaaaaaaatctgtagGCCACTTCAGTGTACCTACtagcctttgatttctttcctacCTCAAATGGATTTGAAGGAATTTGTACCTATTTAGgaatttacttatgtatttatacCTGACCATTCCACAGAAAAAGATAACATTCCACTTCCCAGTTTATCTTAAAGGTTTGCCTTAATAATACATGAGCcacattaaaaatgttatatttgaATCAATGTGATGGAAGGACCAATATCGGCTCCCTCGGTGGCtaagaggtaaagaatttgcctgccaatgcaggaaatgcagtttctatccctggtttgggaagctcccctggaaaaggaaatgacagcccactctgatattcttgctgggaaaatccaatggacagaggagcctggggtgctacagtccatgaggtctcagagagtcagacacaactgagtgagcatgaACACATGCATGCAGGGACCTCTATAGGGCTTGCTTGGTGCATTAACCTTCATAAAGTCATGTTCTATATCTCAAATATAACGTAAAATAATATAGCAATATAAATAAGAAGGACTAAAAAAAATTGCCAGACACACACCTTGCTCTAAGAGGGTAAACACAGTCATCACCTATTAATAGAATATATGTGCTATCTTTAGGTAAACCTATAGTCAAAATGATTTCATCAATATACACATATCAGACATCAATCAGAGAAAAAATCATCTAttttaagaaacagagaaattaCAGTATTAAAATCTCTAGAATCACATATCTCCCTGCATCCCACTGCCATTAATTTTGTCAAAGTTTTGTCCTGTGGAAACTTTAAATGTCTTTGGACAAGGGACCCCAAATCTGTGGCCTGTAGGTCAGTTGAGCCTGCAGATATGTTTTGTCTGACCAGCCAAAGTTCTCGAAATTTTTGAATTTGAATGCATTTACATATATGCCCCTATTTGTCCATAAGCCCACCTTTCCCTGAATCCCTGGATCTTATGCTAGGTTATTCATACAATTATTTGCCATTCCTTATAATGCTTTGAGTTTACAACTCCTGGTTTTACTTTGCTTTAAAACATAGCTATTAGATTTGatggaaatatttaatttgtattttagataccacatataagggaaatcatataatatttgtctatgtctgatttatttcatttagcctaATACCCTCTATATCCaaccatgttgtcacaaatggcaagatttcattctttatggctgagtaatattccattgtatgtatatatacatatgtcacaTTCATAtatctattcatttatccattcacagGTTGCCTTTATATCTTGTCTACTGTAAACAGAAGAAATCTTGAAACCATAAAATCAACATGCTTATGTTTCAGTGAGAATGAGCTGTCAACAGAATTCTGCtgctaaatatttttcaaacttcatCTATATATTCCTGTGCACTAAAAAGAAAGGACCATTATAACCAAAGGAGCTAAAAGTAACTGCCCAGCTTTTATTctgttaatttattttcagtagTTTTATTGAAAATGGTATGAAAACCATATGTTCTGATCTGTGCCTTTAAACTCTGTTTTTGAACTTGACcatgactgaaagtgaaagttgctcagtgtctttgtgaccccatggactatacagtccatggaattctccaggccagaatactagagtgggtagcctttcccttcatgATTAAGAGTACAAATTAAgcaaattaattaacttttataaattaagtaaataatgcttttttccctaaagaaaaaTTTACATTGTATTCAAGTGACTGAGCTCAAAACACTTCTAACAAACAACAACTTAAATTCCAATCAAGGCCTTTCAAGAAGTAACATCAAAGAAAGCATCATTGTGAGGCTGTGAAGATGACCTTGGAACAGTGAATTTACCTTTCTCCATTTCACTCGTGTTTAGACAATTTGTATTTAAGTAATCTGGGGCTTTGTTTTCCTAGAGGGAAAACAAAATTTGCTTAATTAGAATGTTTTGGGAGATAATTTACAGAATCTGGTTGGTGGGGTAAACTGGTTTAGCAATTACCCCCTAGTA
This window harbors:
- the CSTF2T gene encoding cleavage stimulation factor subunit 2 tau variant yields the protein MSSLAVRDPAMDRSLRSVFVGNIPYEATEEQLKDIFSEVGSVVSFRLVYDRETGKPKGYGFCEYQDQETALSAMRNLNGREFSGRALRVDNAASEKNKEELKSLGPAAPIIDSPYGDPIDPEDAPESITRAVASLPPEQMFELMKQMKLCVQNSHQEARNMLLQNPQLAYALLQAQVVMRIMDPEIALKILHRKIHVTPLIPGKSQSVSGPGPGPGPGLCPGPNVLLNQQNPPAPQPQHLARRPVKDIPPLMQTPIQGGIPPQGPMPAAVPGPGPLTPGGTMQPQVGMPGVGPVPLERGQVQISDPRAPMPRGPMTAGGLPPRGLLGDAPNDPRGGTLLSVTGEVEPRGYLGPPHQGPPMHHAAGHDSRGPSSHEMRGGPLADPRMLMSEPRGPMIDQRGLPMDGRGSRDSRGMETRAMETEVLETRVMERRGMETCAMETRGMEARGMDARGMEMRGPGPSSRGPMTGGIQGPGPINMGAGGPQGPRQVPSISGVGNPAPGMQGAAMQGGGMQGAGIQGAGMQGAGMQGAGMQGAGMQGAGKQGGGQPSSFSPGQSQVTPQDQEKAALIMQVLQLTADQIAMLPPEQRQSILILKEQIQKSTGTS